The stretch of DNA TGCCACGCTCTTGGACATGTAATGTCGAATGTCTCGTTTGCAGCTGTCGCTGTGTCTTTCACACATACCATTAAAGGTAAGAATATGAtagtacaagtatttttaagGATCTAGTGTCCGGATCAACTGGACAGAATTGGTGTGTCTTCTTCCTTTAAATTCTTGATTTCTTCCGCTGATTGTGGTCTCCAATGATCTGTACTGAAAATATCAATGACAAGTTTCCCAAAAAGAAGGaaaggaaatgtataataacaCCTAAACGAAACACAGATGAGAAAACGCTCATCAAACTAACCGCTTTCTTATACTGTTTTCAACAGCATTGGAGCCATTTTTCAATGCTGGTGCATCACAGTTTGTATTAGGTCACCAGATTCCGTTACCCCTGTGGCTCTCGCTAGCCCCTGTTGTCATTGGTAAGCAAACAGTCACAACGATTTTCAAGAACTGAATCCATTCAGTTATTCAATTATTTTGACAGAATCTTACAAGAAATCATGAGTCTTTTTagtaaatattattttgatatcagaaactCTCTCTGTAGGTGTGTCAATGGCATCATTGACAGAACTTTCATTTAACTGGACTGGTTTCATTAGTGCGATGATTTCAAATATTGCATTTACCTACAGAAGTATTTATTCGAAGAAAGCAATGGTACATTCTATTATTACAGACATTGGCAAGAAATTTCATCGTTTGTGTCATTACGAAACCTTTTTATTGGAAATTCATGCATGTTCATTTTTACAGACAGGAATGGACAGTACAAATGTCTATGCTTACACATCAATAATAGCCCTCCTTTTCTGCCTTCCACCAGCAATATTTGTAAGTTTTCTTCAAACTTTCTATAGGAAATTCTTTGAAAAACAGTTAATTGATGCCTTCTTTCGCTACTCTTTCCAGATCGAGGGTCCACATCTGATGCAGTATGGATTCAAGGAAGCGATTGCTAAAGTTGGACTGTATAAATTCTTGTCTGATCTCTTCTGGATTGGAATGTTCTACCATTTGTACAATCAGGTTATCAAGAGCTACTATTATTTGATCTCTGAATTATAAGGATGTGATCCAACAGTATATGATCTCATTGATGCCAAAGACAGATTTGGAAATTTTGATAACTGGGGCATCTTAGTGTATTTTGATCGGAGGAAAACTCAAAATCACTAGTGAAAAGTTCCCAACCAGGTATTTTCAAAATCCCAAATCAGTGTTTCACAAATACAGAAATAACTGGTATCTGTTTCATTTGAAAATTGCAGGTAGCAACAAACACATTGGAAAGGGTTGCACCGCTTACGCATGCCGTTGGAAATGTGTTGAAGCGAGTCTTTGTGATTGGATTCTCCATTGTTGTATTTGGTAAGTACACCTGCTCTTCTTGCATTTTGATTTCCAATGTCAAAATTTAGCTTAAGCTTAACACAGTAGTCTCAGTCTATTTTGTAAGAAAAGTCAAATCATAAAACTTTGTAAACACCTAAAAAAATTTCTAGCCAACTCAGAATATTCTATTATATGACTTTATGAGCAATTTAAAACTTGTCTGACAAACTGCTGAGAGATCCTGCTTTTATTTTGTTCCCAATTTCATTCGATGCTTTGGCCAAAAAAAATTGGGCAGGCAATAAGATCTCCACACAAACTGGGATTGGTACTGGAATAGCCATTGCTGGAGTTGCTCTCTATTCACTGATCAAGGCCAACATGGAGGAGAAAAAAAGGGTAACACATGTcacgaaatatttttattgctttGAAAAAACTCACGATTCGAGCCACTTATGAATCGTTACATTTCTTGCAGAAAGCTGCTAAGATTCCGGCTTCCTAATGCAGCCATACAAGAATTCACATGTAATTTTCCTTTCAAAATTCACTTGCAATAAAGGAAATGCAGAGGAATAAAGGTCTACACATAGATTCAAGAATTTTTCCCGATGCTTCGTAATGTAAAGTAAGCTTTTTGGCCAAACCTACAAGCTTGAAAAATACCAGGAACGGAATATATAAAATGGCAAACTGCTTGACCCgtaaatatgattttatatataaaatcatgattttttttaaagactAAGCGACCACATATGACAAttcagttttatttttttaaaaaaaaattgcaaaatcGCACAATAATAGTCCCTAAAATACTGAAATACTTTATTGATAATATACAATACAATTACCAAGtaaaggaaaaaaatttaaatagtaATATTTTGCAAAGATTTAAAAAATGTGAGGCAAGCGTCACATCGAACTTCAagcttaaaaaaatttagaacgAGATTAAGCGTGacgtttttttagttttttttttttaaatattttaattatattaagtcGATTAATAGATTAGATAAcacataaacaaaaaaaattaagaataatTACATAAATTTTCAAGTTACCAAAAATATAAGTCTCAAAATCACAAATTATGTAGATAAAAACTTTTGCTGACAATTGTTGGGTAAAGTGTCGTCTCTTATTAGCAAATAAATGAAGGGTATAAGAAATTTTTTAGGGTAAGTTTATTGTGATATTGTTTTACGAATTTATATCCTCAAGATATGTTAAGTTGATCCATATATgtaatgaaaaaataatattttaacattaagggtgtgtttggttgagtggattaaataaggatagattaatagtccaatatttatcgttaaaattttaagttgttttaataatcattttgatccggtttaagatctaattttatggataactatttgattaataaaattggatcttaaaccgagtcaaaatgattattcaaacatcttaaaattttaacgatatatatttgactattaatctatctttatttaatacactcaaccaaacacaccctaaatgtaatattttttcatatgtCAGGCCGAATTGGAAATATATCTCATAAATTTGATATGTACTTCTCTATCATAAGaatttttgtgaattttctATTTTGATgcatttacaattttttttcgtttaaaaaatttatattatcaaatattgttatttaaaataaaattgataaaaaataactaattaacttaaaatactatataaaaaaactattttttttttgtctctTTTCACTCTTTTCGCTCTCTTTACATGCTTAATATGGTCAACCAAAGTGATGTAACTTGAGCCACAAAACAAAGTGATTGGCGTCGGGAGTTGCCTGATGAAAACATTATGACACTCAAGTATGTAGTTGTGCAGTAAAAGTTCCAAAGAACTACAACATTGGACTAAAAGAGATTGTATCTTAAAAATGAGATAATTTGaactatttatatattttcgGAGAGTTTCACGGGTTTTGGtccagttgaatttataaagcCTTGATAAAGAACATCGATAAACAATTAAAAAGAGATTGAGCTCGATTTAATGTGATGAATAATGAGCAATCTAATGAGCTAAATCATAATTGGATCATAACTCATCACAAAGGGTGGATGATTTTTTTCACATTGTTGTCCAAAACGGATCTTTTTCCTCATATTTCACGCTTAATACCCAATTTTTCTTGCTTGTTAGAACACCGATATTTTGTACAATGCTGAGTCCAAATGTAAACTTCAGGACCAAATTAATATCCAGGACAGAGTTAGGTGGGTTCTTGAGTATACAGTGGTGAGTGAACCACAACTCAATATTATTTTTGCAGAGAGCAAACCGTGCAAGGGGCCCCCTTGTCCTTCGATATAATAATTTAGTGGGGGCACTTTCACTCGCAAAAATCTTCAAAAAATTATTATGTCAGTGACCGTTCGACGTTTGATTTTTGGGAGGTTTGTTTTTAAATTTCCATATGCATAGTTGTATTTATTTTCGATCTTTAATATATCAAAAAAATTTCTTCAGTCTCTTGTTTATATAAATGTTAATACACTCACTGGTCCCATGTTTATTTTTcggataaatatatattaatatcatattttcaatgttttgtagCGATTTTCATACTAGAAAAGACTATCATTGATACAAATACTAATGATACATGATATCAGCATCaaatatgaaatattttatacCCAATTATCATACAGTAGTACcaaattttcaatgttttgtatCGAATTTCATCCGAGAAAACAATTGGAGAACCAAGAAGTAcacaaacattttttttttgtgaatcaCGACTACAATGTTTTTTTTATCCGACAAGAACTAAACACAAATACAACCATTAAACACAAATACAACCATTATAAGTTTATACACAAATACACAGCTTGTAAGTTCATAACAAGAAGATCAAGCATGCATTCGCATCAAGTCTCTTGTCGGAGTGCGTATGTAAATAAACAATATATGTGTAGAGTTCAGCAAAGTGACCAGCATAGACGACTATCGCTCTCTCGAATTTTAAATCTTCGTCTAGTTAAATGAAAACCCGATCTTCAGTAAACACAACAGATGTTCATATATCTGCGTGTATCTATCTGTTTATTCATTATTTGTAATGAAAGAGTATTTTAGTTATGTTTTTGGTGTACAATGTCTTGAAATACTAAAATAACATCCCAACTTTTAATGTACGACGAAAATGAgagcaataaaaaaataattaggaaaatatatataaaatttctaGCATCATTATCAATGCCtcgtaacaaaaaaaaaaaaaaaaaacatttttaagaCAACAAAATTGAACAAGTGACGAGTTAACCCTCCATTTTGACCAAGCCGGGTAGGAATTTTATCAAGTTGACAAgtttatgaccgttgggaaTAAAAAATAAGCCCAGAAACACAAAAACACGCACATAGTACAATCAACAATGAAGTCGAGGGTACATCGTAAAGTTTTTTGGATTTTTATTAGAATATATTTTTGGCTAATATTAGCTCatatatgatatatgcatgaaaAGTAACTTATATTGACACCAATAAATCCTTTCACTGTCAAAAAATCCTCTCACCTTTTTCCTACACAGTTCTCTTCACCGGATTTTCTCTAGAAGTCTTGAAGATCGTGAACATCATGGCTGTTTTTGTAGTGTATTTGGTGATTCTGTTTGCCATGGCTATTCATTCAGGTATTATTCTTGGCTTTTGTTAGCGTGTATAGTCATCCGTACGTATACATTTGTCACTTTAGAAGGGCAGTAAAGGGCTTGCAAAGATGTGAACTTTATCCATTTTCTTGATATTTTACTACAGTCTCTTGCTATTTTTGCGATAATTTTGTGGATTATTGATTCACAGATGCAACTTATTGCGTTTGCAATAGTGGGCAGAGTGATTCAGTTCTCCAGAAAAACATAGATTATGCTTGTGGAAATGGAGCTGATTGTTCAGCAATACTTCAAAATGGGGCTTGTTTTAACCCAAACACTGTCAAGGACCACTGTAATTATGCTGTTAACAGTTATTACCAGAGGAAGGCCCAAACTTCTGGGAGCTGTGTTTTTGAAGGCACGGCCACTGTTACTGCAAATGCCCCTAGTAAGCCCTCAATACATTCACAAAAGAGTCTTCTTTTTAatccattaaaaaaaaaactcatcttTTGTCCTATTGTTGTGCTTTGTTGAAAATTCGCAGATGCTGTTAGTGGATGCGTGTATCCATCTAGTTCAAGGTTTggtgttctttttttttttttttgttagctGTCTTGGATgtcattatattatttttattaacagGAAATGTAGTTGAATGAGAATAAAAAGTATGCAGTGAACTGGGACAAATCATCCCGCATTCCAATGTAAAGATCTGAGCAAACCATTGGAATGAACGCTGGTCCAAGACTGTTGGTCCCATCAGAGTCCTCGTCTCTACAGATATTTAACCGCCGAGTAGTATAGATAAAAAAGAAGAGTGGCTTCTGAGTTCTTTGAAGTTCCCTACTAGTGAAATGAAGAAAGTTAAAATCTTGTGTACCAATATTGTGAAAACTTTTCACTGGTTCTGAGGTTTAGTTCTGATATAATAAGTTGCTGGTCCCATGGTATCAAGAGATTGTAGGTATGAACTGATTCCTATGGGCAATGGCTTCAGCTAAAATGCCAACTTCTACCAAAAAGTTTCAAAGATTTTGGAACAAAGAATTACAGCAGATCTAATTGCAATTTTTTAAGAGAGTTTTTAATGCAACTGGCTACACATAAATTTAATACATCGATACAATAATGTGAGCTTTATTGATCAATTTGTCCTTTTCTTTGTCACCATTGCATGTTCTGCATCTCAGATTAGGCTTTGTTTATGACTTGCcatattttaatactgaattagTTATATTATTCGTTTGCAAATGAGGTTATATTATTCTTTTACAAAGTAGGCTTGCTAAATTAGACATATTGGATATTCAGTGTATCTTGATTCTATTCAACTCCTATGCAGCAACGGTGGCAGCAGCGTCGGAGGAACACCTACAAACAGCAGCGGCACCAACCCAGGTACGTTTACAGGATCAACATTGCCTCCAGGTGGATCCGGATTCGACAGCAGTGCTACACAACTGTCTCAAAGCACAATGGTCGCTATGCTATTACCATTCTTCTTTTCAACCTTCTTCCTTTATGGCTTGATGTGATTAAGAATGTTAAGGAAAGACAAATGTGAGTGCAAGAAGATATAATTGACATGAGGGTCAGGTGTGCACTTGGAGCTTTCTTTTTGTATTCCTCATCAAGTGAGGAATGGGGAAAAAAGACTCGGGGGAGATTATATTTTCCCCTTTTGAGTTGGGGGTGTGTCGTATCTTGCTCTCCTGTATAGATTTTTCCAACGCATATCTAGACAGGAAAGCATCAAGTCTttgttatttgtttattttttgtttttatgaatGAGATCTTGAGACCCTTGTGTTTCATAGCTATGCCAAACCAGCAGTCGCTATTACTCGATGCGTGCTGATTAAATCACGGCCTAGGCCGCAAGCCACACTATTCATGTATGCGACAAAATCGAGAGAAGTTGTTGGTAGGAGAAATCGAACACATGATTATTTGCAAATGTCCACTTTCGTCAACTTAGATACTCCTTGATGAcattttgtaaaatattattataattggTGTGATATTGTTAGGCTAATTAGTAAACATTGGTCTCCACAATATCCTCAATTTATGAAAACaaaatacattaaaaaaaaaattcaaacatgATATTTCGTTGCACGTGAAGAAATACTCGAATTGATAATTTAATAGTGTCTTGATGAATGTGCGACTGTTCTctaataaattttcaaattctaatTATGCGAGGGTTTTTTTTTCAAGTTCATCCTTTCCGCAACACACACTGTAACAAAGTTTTCTTGTAGTCGTTGAAATTATTTGTCGATAGAAATGGTACAAAGAATGCATTTTGGACTGAGTTTTTCATAAATACGAtaataatcattttttttaaaaaagtcaaTTGTTTCGATACCTGGATTCTTGAGAATCAAATATGCCCCTAAACGTGAAATCTTCTTTCATTCTCTGTTTGATCTTGAATCTGATACTGAGAAAACCCTTGAACATTTTATTCCTTCTGTTAGTAAGTTGGATTCAGAAGGGACCGACGAAGATATTCGTAGGCAAATCCCATAACcaatttgaatttatatgatAAGAAGATTCAAAAGCACTGAAAGAATGCGCTGAACGTTCTTCATAAGCAAAAAATCGGGTCCAAAAATCAGTTAAAATATTAGTGCAAATCAATGCAGCCAACAACATAAATCTACAATGaataaaactttttttttagGAAGGGGGTCTTGAATAAAAGCTTAGACTTTTTTGAGACAGGTTAAACCGGCTGGTATGTCTACTTGTCCATCAACTTGAACAAAATCTGTAATTAACTTGGAGACAGCAGCAGGCTTCTCTACATGTGGGATATGACCACAATCTGGTACTTGCCGTATAATTGCATTTGGTAATTCACACTGTAGCCTCTGTGGATAGAGGAATCAAGTCATGTATGTCATCCTGTGTCTtagatataataataaataaataactgaaGAAGACCTACCACAGAGAGCTTACTGTCAATAATTTGATCATTTTCACCCCATATAACAAGTGCTTTCTGCTTTACCTGTACAAAGTAACATTTAGTTGGGAGTACAGATAGCAGGTCAATGCAATCACACGAGAGAGATAATCGCAGACGCTAAGAAAGAAAGATTATCATGTAATCCCATATTGATTCTGCGGTAATGTTCTGCAATCATCACAGGAGAGAGATATTTGCAGCCGCTATTAAAGAAATATCATATGATCCCATGTTGATTCTACAATAAGTAATGTTACGATCAAATGTTTACCATCATTTCAAAAGCTATAGTTAATAGAAAAAACGTAACTTTGGTTTATTATACGATGAAAATGGAGTCATATAATAAACTATGGGTGGACACAGAAGGGCCTGCATATATGTGTACCACTGGGACGGCTTTTTAAGCCTTAGGGAGTGTAGACCAAACTACCAACAAGAACACAGAAGAATTGATGGGTAACACCCCAACATCCCTCCCTCCCCCAAGAAATTGCTTTGGGGGAGGCTTGAATATATGACCTCACTCTAACCTGGTAGAGTGTTGCTACAAGGTCAGTATTGTGGTCGTGTGTTCACGTTAGAGGTTGTTTAGAATGCATGCAAGGAATACTGATATGTTAATCAAGATCGTCCAAAAATGGGTCATCATTGCCATCCCCTTCTCAAAGTATGTGCGCGAACAATTGTGAGTGGCTAATAAGCTTGAGAGTCAGCTCTCTCTTTGAACATATGGCCTAAACAAACTATCACGAAGTACAAGCAATGAGTAATTGACTGTTTTATCACCCCACTTTGTATAATAACTCAATTATCGCACTTAAACACAAACTTTCCTCCCACTTAAAAACCATGTCTGCTTCTTGAGCAAAAAGATATGTAAAGTTACCGGAGGAGTTTGATAGTTAGTAAGTGTTCATACATGCTGGACATACGAACTGACATTGTAGCCTCCACTTATCATAAAATCAACAGTCGCATCCTCCCACCAAGGTAATAGACAATGCAGACGACCAATCTGAATAAGACAATATGATTCACCTTTACCTTAAGCAGTAATATTGGTATACAACATCGATAACAACTTTGAATATGATGCGGAATTAATGCAAAATTTGAGCGATTCCTTTATAGCTTCACATGGCCAGGACATGTACTCGGATTCAGAATCAAAAGAAGAGGTTCAAAAGCCAAAACGTACTCCTAAAATTTCCACATCTTCTTCAAGGGCATACAGTTTGAGCCTTGAGTCCAAGGAATTGCAGAAAATAAATATGTactttgttgttttattttggttgccttTTTAGGACATTAGTTGTTATTTTAGGCACTCCTAGGGTTCAACTTATGTTTCAGATTATTTGGAAGGTTTTGGTCTAGTCCCCTTTCTGTGTTCTGTTTTTTAATAGCAATAATATTAGTGGCACAACTTCACCTCACAAAAAACATCAATAACAAACCGGAAATAAAAATACGCTAGTTTTCAATTGTTACATATATCAATACTCACATTTGTCCAGTCCACGCAAGTATTCCATGATAATCTATTAAATGCCAATGAAGTTGCATACAAGCGCAATGGAATGCTCTTCAATAAATACACCTGTCCAATAGGGGAATATACACAACATAATTTTTAGAGTTAAGATTGGAAGGTTTCGAAAGGGAAAGGAGTAATGGTACATCAATACGAGAAATTGGATTATGTTCAATAAAAACTTTAAATTGTTAAGATTGGGAGGTCTTGTGAAATTCTTCACGATCAGGTTTGTTTttcaaggaaaaatattttcgaGTTTGTCTGCTCGATATGGAAAAGGACATTATGAGGAGCCTCCTAAAACTATCAAATGTGCACGTCCAGAAAGGGCTGGACGAATTTCCCATCTAAAGGTACTTCAAGCTGTAATTGTATTGTGCCTCACGAGAAAGGCTCTCAATTCTCTTAAACAAAGTATACATTAaggtatagtttggtacatatGATAGGATAAGCATGTGAtaaataatataaggataagttaagataaataagatgtatgatattatatttaatgtttgatatgattttaataagagtgattaaatttatatattaaattataatgacaaaattaaccttatcataataaattttataatttcaaagttgttgtttcagttcatatttttatttgttcatacgtcgatagtgcttgcatgatttatttatttttgcctaattttatatattatataatatgataattgagaccttgattttgtgagtcaagtcaaatatcaatttttaatgttaatcggatgatactaataattttattaagatttataaaaattatttatataattatctcgaattcatttatatagttatcatattatataatttataaaaataaataaaaatattaatttgattttaatttatacctactagcatagatttataaaaatcatttataaattgagggtaattaagtcatttgtagtgtattttatccttaaataaaaattatcacaCCAAATAGAAGGGATATcttatccttctaaaaaattatttatcaagggccatgatattatcatgagctttttaaaaatgtaccaaacatgggatgaggaggattatttatcaattccTCCCTTATCCCATGTACCATACACAATAAACCTTGAAAGCTGTGTACAAAAGAGGTGATTGGGTTTCTAATAAATTGAAGAAGGCTAAAAACCTTATTTGACAGTATTTTTTCTTTCAACGTGAACACAAGATTCGACATAAAATTTGATCTAAAAATTGTTGAGAGACTTACCCCAGCATATGCCATCAGTTTAGGTAATTTAGCGAGGTTTCCTGTACCTTCAGCATAAACGCTTGCATCAATGAAAATCAGCTTATCAACCTAAAATAAAAGATAACATGAAATCCATAACGCCAGTCGTGGAAaaaccataaaaaataaaatcacaacAAAAAATGCATAAGATTTCAAGGCCATGCAACATTTACAGCTTGTGGATAGTTGACAACAAAATCAATGGCAACTGCTGCTCCTAGACTTGGTCCGACTAATGTCACGGGCCTTCTGATATAAGAATTCCAAAACTGTGGGAATGAATAGCAAAAGGTCAGTAAAGCTGCAAGCACTTTGACTCGGCCCATATCAGCACTGTCGGTGATTAAACAAAAAAACCAGCATCCAAATATCTTTAGGGATGAAAGGTCAGGTCACTTGATGTTTGGAATTGACGCAATCAAGTTATCAACTAAAGCATAACACAAAGGGAAATCTTGATTACCAAAATCTAGCAAATAAGACAGACAATAGGATCGTGTGTGGTAACACCACAATTTCATCATCAATTGGAATTGTTAGCAgaataatttaatcaattagacTAGTGGAAAACATGAGGCCTGACATAAGAATGTTTCGATGCAAACTTCAGTgtgatcaattaaaataaactaaaAAGAGACATTGTAATGGCACTCACGGAGGAAGCACACCTGGTATAGGTGATCACGTTTTGAAGCTACATTGCATGGGGGGAGATTCTCTAACAAAATGAAAGGGAAAAAACAGAAACAAGCATATATTGAGTCGTAGAATAATAATTCTTGCAATCTAAACCTTTAGGAAGTAAAAACGCAAAGGAGGAAGATAAAACTTGCCCAAATCAGAGAAGCCCCACCCTAGAATATCGAATGCCCACGTCTCCAACCCTGCCTCCTCAAGCAAGGGAAGCACATATCTCCATTCTAGCAAGGAGCTGAGTAATAAGAAGTGATAAACCGTGGAGACAAAAAAGATATCATCAATATCCTGAAAAGGCCATACTGAACTTATAGAACCAGACCTATCAAAACCATGAAGCAGAACTAGTGGACTGGTTTTGCTCAGAGTTTTTGGCTTCACACA from Primulina eburnea isolate SZY01 chromosome 6, ASM2296580v1, whole genome shotgun sequence encodes:
- the LOC140834203 gene encoding alpha/beta hydrolase domain-containing protein VTE7-like isoform X7, yielding MLVASPSGASAIMGKEFPSKFTHYGLRRKHNFRVWACEFPAFLPKEVENIKDQFARNLASRIDRLPVPLSLTKNHIMSSCVKPKTLSKTSPLVLLHGFDRSGSISSVWPFQDIDDIFFVSTVYHFLLLSSLLEWRYVLPLLEEAGLETWAFDILGWGFSDLENLPPCNVASKRDHLYQFWNSYIRRPVTLVGPSLGAAVAIDFVVNYPQAVDKLIFIDASVYAEGTGNLAKLPKLMAYAGIGRLHCLLPWWEDATVDFMISGGYNVSSYVQHVKQKALVIWGENDQIIDSKLSVRLQCELPNAIIRQVPDCGHIPHVEKPAAVSKLITDFVQVDGQVDIPAGLTCLKKV
- the LOC140834203 gene encoding alpha/beta hydrolase domain-containing protein VTE7-like isoform X1; this encodes MLVASPSGASAIMGKEFPSKFTHYGLRRKHNFRVWACEFPAFLPKEVENIKDQFARNLASRIDRLPVPLSLTKNHIMSSCVKPKTLSKTSPLVLLHGFDRSGSISSVWPFQDIDDIFFVSTVYHFLLLSSLLEWRYVLPLLEEAGLETWAFDILGWGFSDLENLPPCNVASKRDHLYQFWNSYIRRPVTLVGPSLGAAVAIDFVVNYPQAVNVDKLIFIDASVYAEGTGNLAKLPKLMAYAGVYLLKSIPLRLYATSLAFNRLSWNTCVDWTNIGRLHCLLPWWEDATVDFMISGGYNVSSYVQHVKQKALVIWGENDQIIDSKLSVRLQCELPNAIIRQVPDCGHIPHVEKPAAVSKLITDFVQVDGQVDIPAGLTCLKKV
- the LOC140834203 gene encoding alpha/beta hydrolase domain-containing protein VTE7-like isoform X8 yields the protein MLVASPSGASAIMGKEFPSKFTHYGLRRKHNFRVWACEFPAFLPKEVENIKDQFARNLASRIDRLPVPLSLTKNHIMSSCVKPKTLSKTSPLVLLHGFDRSGSISSVWPFQDIDDIFFVSTVYHFLLLSSLLEWRYVLPLLEEAGLETWAFDILGWGFSDLENLPPCNVASKRDHLYQVDKLIFIDASVYAEGTGNLAKLPKLMAYAGVYLLKSIPLRLYATSLAFNRLSWNTCVDWTNIGRLHCLLPWWEDATVDFMISGGYNVSSYVQHVKQKALVIWGENDQIIDSKLSVRLQCELPNAIIRQVPDCGHIPHVEKPAAVSKLITDFVQVDGQVDIPAGLTCLKKV
- the LOC140834203 gene encoding alpha/beta hydrolase domain-containing protein VTE7-like isoform X3; amino-acid sequence: MLVASPSGASAIMGKEFPSKFTHYGLRRKHNFRVWACEFPAFLPKEVENIKDQFARNLASRIDRLPVPLSLTKNHIMSSCVKPKTLSKTSPLVLLHGFDSSLLEWRYVLPLLEEAGLETWAFDILGWGFSDLENLPPCNVASKRDHLYQFWNSYIRRPVTLVGPSLGAAVAIDFVVNYPQAVNVDKLIFIDASVYAEGTGNLAKLPKLMAYAGVYLLKSIPLRLYATSLAFNRLSWNTCVDWTNIGRLHCLLPWWEDATVDFMISGGYNVSSYVQHVKQKALVIWGENDQIIDSKLSVRLQCELPNAIIRQVPDCGHIPHVEKPAAVSKLITDFVQVDGQVDIPAGLTCLKKV
- the LOC140834203 gene encoding alpha/beta hydrolase domain-containing protein VTE7-like isoform X2; this encodes MLVASPSGASAIMGKEFPSKFTHYGLRRKHNFRVWACEFPAFLPKEVENIKDQFARNLASRIDRLPVPLSLTKNHIMSSCVKPKTLSKTSPLVLLHGFDRSGSISSVWPFQDIDDIFFVSTVYHFLLLSSLLEWRYVLPLLEEAGLETWAFDILGWGFSDLENLPPCNVASKRDHLYQFWNSYIRRPVTLVGPSLGAAVAIDFVVNYPQAVDKLIFIDASVYAEGTGNLAKLPKLMAYAGVYLLKSIPLRLYATSLAFNRLSWNTCVDWTNIGRLHCLLPWWEDATVDFMISGGYNVSSYVQHVKQKALVIWGENDQIIDSKLSVRLQCELPNAIIRQVPDCGHIPHVEKPAAVSKLITDFVQVDGQVDIPAGLTCLKKV
- the LOC140834203 gene encoding alpha/beta hydrolase domain-containing protein VTE7-like isoform X11, with amino-acid sequence MLVASPSGASAIMGKEFPSKFTHYGLRRKHNFRVWACEFPAFLPKEVENIKDQFARNLASRIDRLPVPLSLTKNHIMSSCVKPKTLSKTSPLVLLHGFDRSGSISSVWPFQDIDDIFFVSTVYHFLLLSSLLEWRYVLPLLEEAGLETWAFDILGWGFSDLENLPPCNVASKRDHLYQVDKLIFIDASVYAEGTGNLAKLPKLMAYAGIGRLHCLLPWWEDATVDFMISGGYNVSSYVQHVKQKALVIWGENDQIIDSKLSVRLQCELPNAIIRQVPDCGHIPHVEKPAAVSKLITDFVQVDGQVDIPAGLTCLKKV
- the LOC140834203 gene encoding alpha/beta hydrolase domain-containing protein VTE7-like isoform X6 yields the protein MLVASPSGASAIMGKEFPSKFTHYGLRRKHNFRVWACEFPAFLPKEVENIKDQFARNLASRIDRLPVPLSLTKNHIMSSCVKPKTLSKTSPLVLLHGFDRSGSISSVWPFQDIDDIFFVSTVYHFLLLSSLLEWRYVLPLLEEAGLETWAFDILGWGFSDLENLPPCNVASKRDHLYQFWNSYIRRPVTLVGPSLGAAVAIDFVVNYPQAVNVDKLIFIDASVYAEGTGNLAKLPKLMAYAGVYLLKSIPLRLYATSLAFNRLSWNTCVDWTNVKQKALVIWGENDQIIDSKLSVRLQCELPNAIIRQVPDCGHIPHVEKPAAVSKLITDFVQVDGQVDIPAGLTCLKKV
- the LOC140834203 gene encoding alpha/beta hydrolase domain-containing protein VTE7-like isoform X5; its protein translation is MLVASPSGASAIMGKEFPSKFTHYGLRRKHNFRVWACEFPAFLPKEVENIKDQFARNLASRIDRLPVPLSLTKNHIMSSCVKPKTLSKTSPLVLLHGFDRSGSISSVWPFQDIDDIFFVSTVYHFLLLSSLLEWRYVLPLLEEAGLETWAFDILGWGFSDLENLPPCNVASKRDHLYQFWNSYIRRPVTLVGPSLGAAVAIDFVVNYPQAVNVDKLIFIDASVYAEGTGNLAKLPKLMAYAGIGRLHCLLPWWEDATVDFMISGGYNVSSYVQHVKQKALVIWGENDQIIDSKLSVRLQCELPNAIIRQVPDCGHIPHVEKPAAVSKLITDFVQVDGQVDIPAGLTCLKKV